From a region of the Ardenticatena maritima genome:
- a CDS encoding SdrD B-like domain-containing protein, translated as MRSRRAVFVFFLLVGVLWTFVHMTPLHSAGTLSVEIIAAPNLVVDSNVLTPATYAPKVATVIGKFCNTGTTPITSATAYIGDYTGSGSLLGTPGVYPSKTNPTVGGLTYSGTYVFIHLGGSADAARSLGTLNPGQCKYQYWSFEYPHLAVNDADGSTIPTWGTSVKPDDDLSLDFDMWAIGSDGVSTLSANATHTATMRNEISAMANKIKPNGNPPGKWFNTDTSTVYPGQIITTNGVLYRLGNVNQGFDNNNDGVPDYNAWLQPFGDPSYDPSCFRLIGARGVLTVTRSGGNPDLIIPFEHTLYFTDLPSDNTDVRGEVYYTFQALRGPCVVPISPYQEVASGSDNEKFNGDYGTGVPFPMSYAPTVTLSKSAPGTQAENTTFTYSIPFENTSSTTQAGLVLSSGEYTGTLMISDTVPIGLTYVGGSAAANNTIPAGNSVTIRYSTDGGQTWSNTDPGNATSTSTNPVVIQWWLDAPLDVQGSGKNSGTVTFQATIPSGYIAGGGDPFVENCTTGHFGDAPSFAQACATTLVEGTNSIGDFVWQDDDGDGIQDTGESGISGVQVSLYWDRNGDGTLDSNDVLISTQDTDANGNYDFANLPDGNYLVQVNTTDADLPTGYGPTTTTTWPVSVSGSQDYNDADFGFGPILQIAKTLNTFDPAYNGELITFTISLNNLLPGDGTSNGACQYPVWATIAIPDSSGTPPGGNSANAQWINPNNALTPPDGEYASTNLSDNADLLGLSGFNTAGKLGNITSVKVMAYVKELKDLQSGDTFEIRVYRNDSTYETFTFDGTTDFTGPAGTIYTFESTVTPPAGGWTWADFQNNVTEAQLYANKGTGNVNGDIGVDAIAFVITTDQTCGGADSTIVTLPLTDTYDADILEFVRANPAPASATTSGTPPNSVGTLTWENLGPLYAGGRRNVQVVFRALDTASPTPTTNTATVTNAYLANGKRANDDSDTATVEIKTSGSIAGTIWADTNGTTGWAGTTGYDGSDTFIPEATVQLYACTLPNGLLLHPADASTNKDCGQNGGTWKLVATTTTDSSGNYTFSGLRDGFYNVKVDTTTLPAGFTVTSAEADPAGNGAGSTCSTCDNQWNSDSANLGTFNSVDNSGGSDNITNVSFGYRNASNNGAVTGYVWNDRDGQGDWNAGEEPIAGVTVSLCSDSSCNTVTATTNTDANGFYSFGNVTPGTYYVRVDTTDLPGMSQSGDPDETGACTTCDSTTTSGFTVSANEVEGTYNFGYTGGLSIGDTVYADWDGDGTQESGEEGISGITVYLYRDWDGDGVIDSNDTLLATDTTDASGVYGFSNLPGNGAKYIVKVADGDIPSGYSQTGDPDEAGTCSTCDSQASVTLNTTNVDTADFGYQPQGFGSIGDTIWNDADADGTQDNDESGIQNVVVNLYQDQDGDGVIDPEDALVDTQTTDASGNYAFSNLPAGDFIVQVGSSNFNVGQPLANLTISGDPDSTKDSQHAVTLTAAQSYLDADFGYTSSSIGDFIWADYDGDGNPDPGEPGINGVVVELYADTDNDGNPDGAAIATTTTANNSSGAPGYYLFGGLGEGNYIVKVASSNFNAGGTLYGYTQTGDPDAPSQPCSGGDCDNTSLLEGYTAPDSTFFYGLQLGQNDLSHDFGYKPSGASIGDTLWIDTDGDNVRDAGEPGIADITIKLCSDASCTSVVATTSTDANGEYAFGGVADGTYYVQVDTSDPDWPGSLTQTYMPDGGNADNQADNVVVSGGNVTQIGTNSCSNCDLDVDFGYRFDGTNSLSGTVWHDTDSGGQTSGIGDIDADETVRYNGVPVYLWYCGADNTCGNSDDILVGSTTTASDGTYAFPNLADGTYRVVANANAYSLRGTSPTTTTDYDGNPATDPAVTFSGGGNSATRDFGFISTVDLGDLPSSYNLTKLAVDGARHTVGTLKLGSVADTDPDGQESPDATGDDNDGSNDDDGVTRTAGVKWSAGNNGGSVDITVSGCSGTCYVSAWIDWNHDGDFYDSGEQILTDQSVVNGTQTITFDIPSGTNIGATFNARFRLYERSTNGLARPTGLVTNGEVEDYQWQFAPTAITLTAFDGAVAHQRLTALVASALLTLMGMFVLWRRRH; from the coding sequence ATGCGTTCACGCCGTGCCGTCTTTGTTTTTTTCCTGCTGGTAGGTGTCCTATGGACATTTGTTCATATGACACCACTTCACTCTGCCGGAACTCTCTCTGTGGAAATCATTGCCGCCCCCAACCTCGTTGTTGACTCAAATGTACTCACACCTGCCACCTATGCCCCTAAAGTAGCGACCGTCATTGGGAAATTTTGTAATACGGGCACTACCCCCATCACCAGCGCCACCGCTTACATTGGTGATTACACTGGAAGCGGTTCTCTACTCGGCACCCCCGGAGTATATCCCAGCAAAACAAACCCCACAGTCGGTGGGTTGACGTATAGTGGCACATACGTATTCATCCATCTCGGGGGCAGTGCCGATGCAGCCCGCTCACTCGGCACGCTGAACCCCGGCCAGTGCAAATACCAGTACTGGTCTTTTGAGTATCCACACCTCGCGGTAAACGATGCCGACGGCAGCACCATTCCAACGTGGGGCACATCCGTCAAGCCGGATGACGACCTGTCGCTCGACTTCGACATGTGGGCCATCGGGTCAGACGGGGTCTCGACACTTTCGGCCAATGCCACGCACACGGCTACCATGCGCAATGAAATCAGCGCCATGGCTAACAAGATCAAACCCAATGGCAATCCACCAGGCAAATGGTTCAACACCGATACAAGCACGGTGTACCCCGGGCAAATCATCACAACCAACGGCGTTCTCTATCGCTTGGGGAATGTCAATCAAGGGTTTGATAACAATAATGACGGCGTTCCAGATTACAATGCCTGGCTTCAACCCTTTGGCGATCCCTCCTACGACCCATCCTGTTTCCGCTTGATTGGGGCCAGAGGGGTTTTGACCGTAACCCGCAGTGGCGGCAATCCAGACCTCATTATTCCCTTTGAACATACACTCTACTTCACCGATTTACCCTCTGACAACACAGACGTGCGCGGCGAAGTTTATTACACTTTCCAGGCATTGCGCGGCCCATGCGTTGTACCCATCTCACCGTATCAAGAAGTGGCGTCAGGGTCGGACAACGAGAAATTCAACGGTGACTATGGGACTGGTGTCCCCTTCCCCATGAGCTATGCGCCCACCGTTACACTCTCCAAGTCCGCACCGGGGACGCAGGCCGAAAACACCACCTTCACCTATAGCATCCCCTTTGAAAACACCTCCAGCACCACGCAGGCTGGATTGGTCCTGAGCTCAGGTGAGTATACTGGCACGTTGATGATCAGCGACACTGTTCCTATCGGCCTCACGTATGTTGGCGGTAGCGCTGCAGCCAACAACACCATCCCAGCCGGCAACAGCGTCACCATCCGCTACTCGACCGACGGCGGACAGACCTGGAGCAACACTGATCCCGGCAACGCCACAAGCACCAGCACGAACCCGGTCGTCATCCAATGGTGGCTGGATGCCCCACTTGACGTGCAGGGCAGTGGGAAGAACAGTGGTACGGTCACCTTCCAGGCGACCATTCCATCAGGGTATATTGCTGGTGGCGGAGATCCCTTCGTCGAAAACTGCACGACAGGCCACTTTGGGGATGCCCCTTCCTTTGCCCAAGCATGCGCCACAACATTGGTCGAAGGTACGAACAGCATTGGCGACTTCGTCTGGCAGGATGATGATGGCGATGGCATCCAGGACACAGGCGAAAGCGGCATCAGTGGTGTGCAAGTCTCCCTCTACTGGGATCGTAACGGCGATGGCACGCTAGACAGCAACGACGTACTCATCTCAACGCAAGACACAGATGCCAATGGGAATTACGACTTTGCCAACTTGCCCGACGGCAATTACCTTGTGCAGGTAAACACCACAGACGCGGATCTCCCCACAGGATATGGTCCGACCACAACAACCACATGGCCAGTCAGCGTCAGCGGCAGCCAGGACTACAACGACGCCGATTTCGGTTTTGGCCCTATCTTGCAGATCGCCAAGACGCTGAATACCTTTGACCCAGCCTACAACGGAGAATTGATTACCTTCACCATCAGCCTCAACAACCTGCTGCCTGGAGATGGCACATCCAATGGCGCCTGCCAGTACCCCGTCTGGGCCACTATCGCCATTCCGGACAGCAGCGGCACGCCACCAGGTGGCAACTCGGCCAACGCGCAGTGGATCAATCCCAACAACGCGCTGACCCCACCGGATGGCGAGTATGCGAGTACGAATTTGAGCGACAACGCCGACTTACTTGGGTTGAGTGGCTTTAACACCGCCGGAAAACTGGGGAATATCACCAGCGTCAAGGTGATGGCGTATGTCAAGGAATTGAAGGATCTGCAAAGTGGTGACACATTCGAGATCCGCGTGTATCGCAACGATAGCACTTACGAGACCTTTACTTTTGATGGCACCACCGACTTCACCGGCCCAGCTGGTACAATCTACACATTTGAAAGCACAGTAACCCCGCCCGCTGGGGGTTGGACATGGGCCGATTTCCAGAATAACGTGACTGAAGCCCAACTCTACGCTAACAAAGGCACCGGCAACGTCAACGGTGACATCGGAGTAGATGCAATCGCATTTGTGATCACCACTGACCAGACCTGCGGCGGCGCAGACAGCACTATCGTCACTCTGCCGCTGACTGATACCTACGACGCAGATATTCTCGAATTTGTGCGCGCCAATCCCGCTCCCGCAAGCGCTACCACCAGTGGCACGCCGCCAAATAGCGTGGGCACACTCACCTGGGAGAATCTGGGACCGCTCTATGCTGGCGGGCGGCGCAATGTGCAGGTAGTTTTCCGTGCCCTGGACACTGCCTCGCCGACGCCCACAACCAATACGGCTACGGTGACCAATGCATATTTGGCTAATGGTAAACGCGCCAACGATGACTCGGATACCGCCACTGTCGAAATCAAGACGTCCGGCTCTATCGCCGGCACCATCTGGGCTGATACGAACGGTACCACCGGTTGGGCAGGTACCACAGGCTATGACGGCAGTGATACCTTCATCCCCGAGGCAACAGTCCAACTCTACGCCTGTACATTGCCCAACGGGCTGCTGTTACACCCCGCGGATGCGTCAACGAACAAGGACTGCGGACAAAACGGCGGCACCTGGAAACTGGTTGCCACCACCACAACCGATAGCAGCGGCAACTACACGTTCTCTGGCCTGCGTGATGGCTTCTACAACGTGAAAGTGGATACGACCACGCTACCGGCGGGCTTCACGGTCACCAGCGCCGAGGCCGACCCGGCCGGAAACGGCGCCGGCTCGACCTGCAGCACGTGCGACAACCAGTGGAACAGCGATTCGGCGAACCTCGGGACCTTTAACTCGGTGGACAACTCCGGCGGTTCGGACAACATTACCAACGTCAGTTTTGGCTACCGTAACGCAAGCAACAATGGGGCCGTCACCGGTTACGTGTGGAATGATCGCGACGGCCAGGGCGACTGGAATGCCGGCGAAGAGCCCATTGCTGGGGTAACTGTTTCCCTTTGCAGCGACAGTTCCTGCAACACCGTTACAGCTACGACGAATACCGATGCCAACGGCTTCTACTCCTTCGGCAACGTCACGCCGGGCACCTATTACGTTCGGGTGGATACGACTGATTTACCCGGCATGAGCCAATCCGGCGACCCGGATGAGACCGGTGCTTGCACCACGTGTGATAGTACGACCACCAGCGGCTTCACCGTGAGCGCCAACGAAGTCGAGGGCACCTACAACTTCGGCTACACTGGCGGCCTGAGCATCGGTGATACAGTGTATGCCGACTGGGACGGCGACGGCACGCAGGAGAGCGGCGAAGAGGGCATCAGCGGCATCACCGTCTACCTCTACCGCGACTGGGACGGCGACGGCGTGATTGACAGCAACGACACGCTGCTCGCCACCGATACGACCGACGCCAGCGGTGTATACGGCTTCAGCAACCTGCCCGGCAACGGGGCGAAATACATCGTCAAGGTGGCCGATGGCGACATCCCCAGCGGCTATAGCCAGACCGGCGATCCGGATGAGGCGGGCACCTGCAGCACCTGCGATAGCCAGGCATCCGTCACGCTGAACACGACCAACGTGGACACCGCCGACTTCGGCTATCAACCTCAGGGTTTCGGTAGCATCGGCGACACCATTTGGAACGATGCTGACGCCGACGGCACGCAGGACAACGACGAGAGCGGCATCCAGAACGTGGTCGTCAACCTCTACCAAGACCAAGACGGTGACGGCGTCATTGACCCTGAGGATGCCCTGGTGGATACCCAGACCACCGATGCCAGTGGCAACTACGCCTTTTCCAACCTGCCCGCCGGAGACTTCATTGTGCAGGTTGGCAGCAGCAACTTCAACGTGGGCCAACCTCTGGCTAATCTGACCATCAGCGGCGACCCGGACAGCACAAAGGACAGCCAGCACGCTGTGACGCTCACGGCTGCCCAGTCTTACCTGGACGCCGATTTCGGCTACACCTCCAGCTCCATCGGAGACTTCATCTGGGCCGACTACGACGGCGACGGCAACCCCGACCCCGGCGAACCGGGCATCAACGGCGTGGTGGTCGAACTCTACGCTGACACCGACAATGACGGAAATCCCGACGGCGCCGCCATCGCCACCACGACCACGGCGAACAACAGCAGTGGTGCCCCTGGCTACTACCTGTTCGGCGGCTTGGGCGAGGGCAACTACATAGTCAAGGTGGCCTCCAGCAACTTCAACGCCGGCGGCACGCTGTACGGTTACACCCAAACCGGTGACCCCGACGCGCCCAGCCAGCCCTGCTCCGGTGGCGACTGTGACAACACTAGCCTCCTGGAAGGCTACACCGCGCCGGATAGCACGTTCTTCTACGGCCTGCAACTTGGCCAGAACGACCTGAGCCACGACTTCGGCTATAAGCCGTCGGGAGCCTCCATCGGCGATACGCTCTGGATTGACACCGACGGAGACAACGTGCGCGACGCCGGCGAGCCGGGTATTGCCGACATCACTATCAAGCTGTGCAGCGATGCGAGTTGCACGTCGGTGGTCGCAACTACCAGCACGGATGCCAACGGTGAGTACGCCTTCGGCGGTGTAGCGGACGGCACCTATTACGTCCAGGTGGACACCAGCGATCCCGATTGGCCGGGTAGCCTGACGCAAACCTACATGCCAGACGGCGGCAACGCTGACAATCAGGCTGACAATGTGGTCGTCAGTGGCGGTAACGTGACGCAAATTGGCACGAATTCCTGCAGCAATTGCGATCTGGACGTGGACTTCGGCTATCGCTTCGACGGCACGAACAGCCTCAGCGGTACGGTCTGGCACGACACGGATAGCGGCGGGCAGACGAGCGGCATCGGCGACATTGACGCCGACGAGACCGTCCGCTACAACGGCGTGCCAGTCTACCTCTGGTACTGCGGCGCCGACAACACCTGCGGCAATAGTGATGACATTCTGGTCGGCTCGACCACCACGGCCAGCGACGGGACATACGCATTCCCCAACCTTGCTGATGGCACCTACCGCGTGGTGGCGAACGCCAACGCCTACAGCCTGCGTGGTACAAGCCCCACAACCACCACGGACTACGACGGCAACCCAGCCACTGACCCAGCGGTTACCTTCTCCGGCGGCGGGAATTCGGCCACCCGCGACTTCGGCTTTATCTCCACTGTGGACTTGGGCGACCTGCCTTCGTCCTACAACTTGACCAAACTGGCGGTGGACGGCGCCCGCCACACTGTGGGCACGTTAAAACTGGGTTCGGTCGCAGACACTGACCCGGACGGACAGGAAAGCCCTGACGCAACAGGCGACGACAACGATGGTAGCAACGATGATGATGGCGTGACACGCACAGCCGGGGTCAAATGGAGCGCAGGCAACAATGGCGGAAGCGTGGACATCACCGTGAGCGGCTGTTCCGGCACCTGCTACGTGAGCGCCTGGATTGACTGGAACCACGATGGCGATTTCTACGACAGCGGAGAACAAATCCTGACCGACCAGTCCGTGGTCAACGGAACGCAAACCATCACCTTCGACATCCCGTCCGGTACGAACATTGGGGCTACTTTCAATGCTCGCTTCCGTCTGTACGAGCGGAGCACAAACGGGCTGGCACGTCCCACAGGGCTAGTAACAAATGGTGAAGTAGAAGACTACCAATGGCAGTTTGCACCAACAGCCATTACGCTGACAGCCTTTGACGGGGCTGTTGCCCATCAACGGCTCACGGCATTGGTGGCTAGCGCATTACTGACTCTGATGGGTATGTTCGTGCTGTGGCGCCGACGCCACTAA
- a CDS encoding 3'-5' exonuclease codes for MNRRVEPWAALALGGFALGVGLGVALATRFTPTQRLALILGVGLVLLVVVGAVWRRLRETSRLARRLASDVQTITTVNTAHRLKTEPLPDGFDALAHAVNALANRYDRLLSTQHLAIEHARRQFADEHARLVALLHNLAEGVLICTPDGRIALYNQHAETLLGQRIALGRSLFDSLDRSTLAPILEAMRNAPASHARTLVVRTHAGRFVRVRIAPALDADEHVRGFVLALEDITHQVEASSRRDQLVQTLSEAVRRRIAAIRAAIETLREFPAVDASLREELEAVIAEEATRLSAELDETLREYADVLRARWRLDDIPLSDFLNVLAQRLNAPLDETPPPAVWVRTETHALVQALAALQAHLGRPRHLAATSDGDFVRLVIHFPTTPPETGRLRRIFQTSSPTTPALADVIAYHGGEIWAQRTTDGLDVVVLLPRATLPTPTPTEARVAPRPEYYDFDVLFRTATPPPDVNAAPLRTLAYTVFDTETTGLDPLGDEIVAIGAVRIVNMHLLENETFDELVRPRRPIPPSATRVHGIRPEDVADAPPVEAVVRRFHAFVGDDVLVAHNAAFDMRFLRTAEQAADVRFNHPVLDTLLLSALVHPEHDDHSLEAIAARLGVPVVRRHTALGDALTTAHIFLKLIPLLEAQGLRTLGEVRAAAEQTYLARIRY; via the coding sequence ATGAACCGCCGTGTGGAACCCTGGGCGGCGCTGGCGCTGGGCGGCTTTGCGCTGGGCGTCGGGCTTGGCGTGGCGCTCGCCACGCGCTTCACCCCCACTCAACGGCTGGCGCTCATCCTGGGGGTGGGGCTGGTTTTGCTGGTGGTGGTGGGGGCTGTCTGGCGTCGCCTGCGCGAAACAAGCCGGCTGGCGCGCCGCCTCGCTTCGGACGTGCAGACGATTACCACCGTCAACACCGCCCATCGCCTGAAAACCGAGCCTCTCCCCGACGGGTTCGACGCGCTTGCCCACGCCGTCAACGCCCTGGCGAACCGGTATGACCGCCTGCTTTCCACCCAACACCTGGCGATTGAACATGCCCGCCGACAATTTGCGGACGAGCACGCCCGCCTGGTGGCGCTGCTCCACAATCTTGCCGAAGGGGTTCTCATCTGCACACCCGACGGGCGCATTGCACTCTACAACCAGCACGCCGAAACCCTGCTTGGGCAGCGCATTGCCCTGGGGCGCTCCCTCTTCGACAGCCTCGACCGGTCTACGCTGGCGCCCATTCTGGAAGCCATGCGCAACGCTCCCGCATCGCACGCCCGCACGCTGGTTGTGCGCACACATGCGGGGCGGTTCGTTCGCGTGCGCATCGCCCCCGCTCTCGACGCCGACGAGCATGTGCGCGGCTTTGTACTCGCGCTGGAAGACATTACCCACCAGGTGGAAGCCAGCAGCCGCCGCGACCAACTGGTGCAAACGCTGAGTGAAGCCGTGCGCCGGCGCATCGCCGCCATTCGCGCCGCCATCGAAACGTTGCGCGAATTTCCCGCGGTGGACGCCTCACTGCGCGAGGAACTGGAAGCCGTCATCGCCGAAGAAGCCACCCGCCTGAGTGCCGAACTGGATGAGACGCTCCGCGAGTACGCCGATGTGCTGCGCGCCCGCTGGCGGCTGGATGACATTCCTCTGAGCGACTTTTTGAATGTGCTGGCGCAACGCTTGAACGCCCCCCTCGACGAGACGCCGCCCCCCGCCGTCTGGGTACGCACCGAAACGCACGCGCTGGTGCAGGCGCTGGCGGCTTTGCAAGCCCATCTTGGGCGTCCTCGCCATCTCGCCGCAACCAGCGACGGCGATTTTGTGCGCCTGGTCATTCACTTCCCGACGACGCCGCCCGAAACCGGCAGACTGCGCCGCATCTTCCAGACGAGCAGCCCCACAACGCCCGCCCTCGCCGACGTTATCGCCTACCACGGCGGCGAAATCTGGGCACAGCGCACCACGGACGGGCTGGATGTGGTGGTTTTGCTCCCACGCGCCACGCTCCCCACGCCAACGCCCACAGAAGCGCGTGTCGCACCGCGCCCCGAATACTACGACTTCGATGTCCTGTTCCGCACGGCAACACCACCCCCGGACGTGAACGCCGCCCCGTTGCGCACACTGGCGTACACCGTCTTCGACACCGAAACGACCGGGTTGGACCCGCTGGGCGATGAAATCGTTGCGATCGGCGCGGTTCGCATCGTCAACATGCACCTGCTCGAAAACGAAACGTTTGACGAACTGGTGCGCCCACGCCGCCCGATTCCCCCAAGCGCCACACGTGTGCATGGCATTCGCCCCGAAGATGTCGCGGACGCGCCCCCCGTGGAAGCGGTTGTGCGCCGCTTTCATGCGTTCGTCGGCGATGATGTGCTTGTCGCGCACAACGCCGCGTTTGATATGCGCTTCTTGCGCACCGCTGAACAAGCCGCCGATGTGCGCTTCAATCACCCGGTGCTCGACACCCTGCTACTCTCGGCGCTCGTCCACCCCGAACATGACGACCACAGCCTGGAAGCCATCGCCGCCCGCCTGGGCGTGCCCGTAGTGCGTCGGCACACGGCGCTGGGCGACGCCCTTACCACCGCCCACATTTTCCTGAAACTCATCCCCTTGCTGGAAGCACAAGGCTTGCGCACGCTCGGCGAGGTACGCGCCGCGGCAGAACAAACCTACCTGGCGCGTATTCGGTATTGA
- a CDS encoding response regulator transcription factor: protein MSHHETNSSRPRVLIVDDEPNIVISIEFLMRQAGYDVQVAHSGEDAMALISTNPPDLVILDIMLPGIDGFEVCQWIREHQEWDDVKIVMLTAKGRDVEISKGFALGANAYITKPFSTRHLVEEVQRVLRERRNVKES from the coding sequence ATGTCGCACCATGAAACCAACTCATCCCGCCCGCGCGTGCTCATCGTGGACGATGAGCCGAACATCGTGATTTCCATCGAGTTTCTCATGCGCCAGGCAGGCTACGACGTGCAGGTCGCCCACAGTGGGGAAGACGCCATGGCGCTCATCAGCACAAACCCGCCAGACCTCGTCATTCTTGACATCATGCTGCCGGGGATTGACGGCTTCGAGGTGTGCCAGTGGATTCGCGAACACCAAGAGTGGGACGACGTGAAAATCGTCATGCTCACCGCCAAAGGGCGCGACGTGGAAATCTCCAAAGGGTTCGCCCTGGGGGCAAATGCCTACATCACCAAGCCCTTCTCCACACGTCATTTGGTCGAAGAAGTCCAGCGCGTGTTGCGTGAACGGCGCAACGTCAAGGAGTCATGA